GTTATTATGTTTAAGAACAAgatgtttattaaaattttccatTAGTTTTGGGTTAAAGGTTTGCAAGTAAATTTCTTTTGAGTTGTGGGAACATGACTTTAAATTTATAACAAGAAATTCAAACAAACATATAatcgcggatcaaaatctagtttcttTATTAATACTTTAAATTCGTTATCAGTAGATACTAAAAATTGTTCAAGTTTTAATGTTAGATACATGAATTTAGTTGCACTCACCTACTCTATTACTATAAGATTTTGTTTGTTGAgacttatttttattaatacttTAAAATCATTATCATAAGATACTAAAAACGATTCAGCTATTTAAAGTTAGATATTCTAATTTAGTTGCACTTATATCTAATCAATTATTGAGAAGATTTGTTTGCCGAGAAACTCTTTTTGGTAATGGTTATAGTGATGCTAAAGAATATTCTCCATCTCCAGAACTTTAACGAAagaatatcttatataaaaaaaattaatttttaaaaatatttgaatgttaccgaaatattagtatatatatgttattaaaaaatgtCGTGGTTGTTATGCTAAatagaaaactaaaattttacaatttaaaatgaaaatatatattcaaaattcatttttgagAATATATTGATTTGAAGTCGATTAACCAAATTCCAgttattgttttgatttgaaaCAGTTAGATTGAAAAGGAAACCAAGTAAACTGGtgttaaaaattaaacatatagtCTTTTACGCCTGCTGATAAAGACAATgaaaagcagaaaaaaaaaaacaaaaaaacaaaacttgaaaaAGCTCTTAAAAAACTTGACTGTTTTTAGAGAAGgaagaaaatatgaaagaaagaagaaaataaaacaaaactcaCGCAAAGAAAAATGAGTTGATAACTCTGATTTTCAACTGAAAATCTTTGGGTAAAGTACAGATTCTAATGTACTCATAGAAACAATAGCAAAATCACTCAACTCTTTTTTCAACTCTTTTCACAATAAAAATCAATCCATATATGAATAACACTAGATCATTTCAACTCTTAGATtgaataacaatagattttaaattcttttacttatgatattataaatacaagaaccaataacactagatttaaaatCTTTGGGTAAAGTACGGATTCTAATCTAGTTTTGTTATCTAGGGTAGTCCCCGATTTAAGACTCCAAAAATGAAAGAGTTACATAATAGTCGCAGTTTACTACTATTTTGTAACTacaatcatatttttttcataaaaatcatAAGATTTGCTACCATTTTGCAATcatacaataaatatatatagtaaaacatttGTGATAGTATTTTGAAACTAATGtctcacaaaatattttaaatacaaaaatcaataacactagatttataaaaagaaaataaaatcaaaaattgaATAACAGCAGATTTTCCTTAGATTTAAATTCTACTCAAATTTGTTAATGAATAAcaccttaattttttttacattttggtTTTGACTATGTAGCTTTACATTGATCATCCTTTCAGCTTGAGATGGGCATGTGACTTTCGTGGACCGATTGTCTTCTTTCGTTATTCAGTGGCATTGGACTGGATCTGGAGACTGGAGTAGGGTGAAACCCACCTCCAACACTAACTACAATGGATACAACGTCCTATTTTCTTTCCACCTCCAACACTAACTACACCTATCGCTATGTATTCTTTCCAAACATAGGCTTTAAACTTTTGTTTGATTGAAATAACAGTTTGTGCCACACTATCTTCACAACACAAGGAAAGGTGCAATGACATTTGAAATGTTCTTGTACCATACTCGAACCATAATGGACCAGAAAACTGATTACAAAAGTTTATAAACAGAACGGTTTATCTTTTCTCTCAAATCATAAACCGAGAATTCAAAATAGTATTGATTCCCTCATTTGATATTTCTTTCGGATACTAACCAAGTAAAGCTTCTCTGTCTAATCCAAAAGGGCTAAAAAAAACATCACACCGAAAGAATTGATAATGTGTGACATCGTTGTCTTGGCTCCTCTTGAAAAGTTTCAGACACAAACTAGCTAAGCAGAAGCTTCAAATTTGATCTTGTTTCCACTGGTGTTCGATTCTCTGATCTTCCTCAAAGTCTTCTCTACTTCCATAATACGTGCCTCCAACTTCAACTCTTTCTCCCTTATCGAAAGATTCCTCAGTTTCAGTTTTTCAAGAatatcttctcttcttttctcatTGCATCTCCTCTTTTCACTTTCTTCGTGAAGCCAACATTCAGCTTTCTTGGCCTCATCAGCGATCGTACTCCTCTTCCCTGGAGTATCTCCAGTTTCATTAACCTCATTATCACAAACTTGCTTCGTCATCTGTTGTATGTTGCTCGCAGTTTCATCATACTCCTCGTTCTTTGCCTCTATTTTCACTGAAGCAAGCTTTTGACAAGGCCCTGAATCATCATCACTATCCATCACCTgaaactttcttcttctttttccaagCGGCTCAGAAACATCTCCTCCAGCTTTATCTGCATCGCTATACTTCCTCCTAGATCTAATTTGAGCAATGGTCatgttatcttcttcttcttcatccataTAACTCTCCTCATCATCCTCTTGAGCTCCCTTCTTCTTCCAGCTTGAAGATACAAGACTGTTCACCAGCTCATCTATCTTATCTTTGTTTGCTAATCTACGCATACTAGATCTTGTGCATGTTGCCGGAAAGCCTTCTTCCAGATTTTGAACTACCTGGCTCAAAGGCAGTACCTTGGGAGATACaccaacatcatcatcatcagttgTTTCTTTCTGCATCTCTGAAACTGACTTCACCCACCAGTCTCTGTATCTTACAGTAACAGAACCTGAAGCAAGTCGAGAAGGCATGTACAGCTTCAAACCATCAAGGGATTTGTTGTAATCATCCCAAGCCTCCTTTTCTGTCAAGTCTCCATGACGAGTTACCAAACCAGGAAGATCCTGAGCCAAACCAAACTGCATTGCCACTATATTCGGATAGTAACTCTCCACAAAACCATCTCCAACAAGCTGAGCAACTCTCACACACCTAGCAAAAGAAGCAAACTCATCCCCAAGACTCTTATCAACAGTCACCCACTTAGCTTCTTCAACGTAAACCCGAAGTGGGTCCCAGTTCCTCAAAGTCTTAGTGTACGGACGCCACTCGAAATCATCAAACGTTAATCTCACATTCTTATGTCTTTGCTGAAGACTGTCCCATTGAGCTATTCTTGGTTCACCTTTGGGGATATCTCTAGGCTTTGGTCTCACGTTCTTGAACCTCTCCCAAGTCCATACTTGAACTAACTTCAACAAAGACTTGAGATTGAGTTTGCCATCACAGTCTCCTCCTCTACCAAAGCCACTGATTTGACCCAGATCTCTGTATACACCGGCGAGAACAGCAGGGGCAAGAGCAATCCTTTCACCTCTAGCTAAACGAACAGCAATGGGAACAACACGTTTCGAGATAGAGCGATGGGATCTCGCAGGAAAGACGTATAAGGAAAGCCACAAAACAAGGAAAGCTTCATGCTCCAGATCACCTCTACCGAAGAATCTCGAAGTCCATGGCTCTTCCCTCACAAAATCATGTCCAGCCTTCTTCTCTTGCCATGCTTTCTCCAGCTTCTCCACCGCGTCTTTCATCTCGGAGCTGTGTACAGAGTCCGAAACAGGGGAGCCCAGAACAGACAATCCAAGAAGAACCATCACATCCTCTAAAGTTATTGTTGCTTCACCCCAAGGGAACACGAAAGAGTTCGTTTCAGGAGACCATTTCTGAGAAACAGAGAGAAGCAGAGACGGGTTCTTTGTGATGTTGTAAGTCGAGGCCTTGATGGCTTCAAAGATCCCAGCTTTTCTCCATGTGGGTTCGTGTAAAGCTTCCATCTTTCCAACCCAGGAGACGAAACGACGCTCTGCTACCCAAAACCCAGATAAGGATTTTCCGGAAGACAAGCGCTTTAGCAACTCTGAAGGAGATGATGAAACAGAGAGAAGTTGACGGGGAAGCTCGGCTACGGCTACGGAAGAGGTAGCGATGGGTTTTAGGAAGTGGGTTTTGATAAAGGTGTGACCTTTCTCAGAAACCATgacttcttctctctcttcagTGATGGAGTGTGATGAAGATGGGGTCGCCATGGAGAAGAAGGAGGAAGCAAGCAAAGTTAGGGATTTAGAAAGTCAAGAAGTGATCAGTGTTTGCAATGTATAGGCACAGAAAAATGGTGGAGAGTGAACGTAACACTTGCTTTATTTGGCAAACAAGCAAATGCTATTTTCTTCTTGCTCAATAAATGTTGACggtacaacaaaaaatattaactggCAAACTGTtgtataaattttggtttttaaatttcGCTTTCTCTCTCTACCTAAATGATTGCATTTGTTgtgtttaccaaaaataattaaaattgattataaatgcattattttatgtttaattattttaataagtttaaattaatactatttgaataatgataatttttttttttgaaatttacaactTATTATTGGTAACTATTAAAAATtgcataaaataacaaaacatttatcctctcaattttttaataaatgaaattttagattaaaaaaacatttaattatttatattttttcaacaaaaaatattattaactatTCAACTAACTACAATTcgaccaataataaaatagattgcATTATACGGTTagtcatataacataaattgttaataaattttcactacaagaaaacataatcttaacgagggcggtttttctcgtgagttcgtcgtaaaagaggctttacgacgaattagcgaggaaccgcgtttgctcgttactcatctgtcgtaacacatatttcctcgctaattcgtcgtaacttagcgaggaatatatttcgtcgtaaagacgaagtagatcatttcgtcgtaaagaccacgtcaatattccacgtaatgaggtcgctatatttcctcg
This Brassica napus cultivar Da-Ae chromosome C6, Da-Ae, whole genome shotgun sequence DNA region includes the following protein-coding sequences:
- the LOC125588705 gene encoding protein MAINTENANCE OF MERISTEMS-like; amino-acid sequence: MATPSSSHSITEEREEVMVSEKGHTFIKTHFLKPIATSSVAVAELPRQLLSVSSSPSELLKRLSSGKSLSGFWVAERRFVSWVGKMEALHEPTWRKAGIFEAIKASTYNITKNPSLLLSVSQKWSPETNSFVFPWGEATITLEDVMVLLGLSVLGSPVSDSVHSSEMKDAVEKLEKAWQEKKAGHDFVREEPWTSRFFGRGDLEHEAFLVLWLSLYVFPARSHRSISKRVVPIAVRLARGERIALAPAVLAGVYRDLGQISGFGRGGDCDGKLNLKSLLKLVQVWTWERFKNVRPKPRDIPKGEPRIAQWDSLQQRHKNVRLTFDDFEWRPYTKTLRNWDPLRVYVEEAKWVTVDKSLGDEFASFARCVRVAQLVGDGFVESYYPNIVAMQFGLAQDLPGLVTRHGDLTEKEAWDDYNKSLDGLKLYMPSRLASGSVTVRYRDWWVKSVSEMQKETTDDDDVGVSPKVLPLSQVVQNLEEGFPATCTRSSMRRLANKDKIDELVNSLVSSSWKKKGAQEDDEESYMDEEEEDNMTIAQIRSRRKYSDADKAGGDVSEPLGKRRRKFQVMDSDDDSGPCQKLASVKIEAKNEEYDETASNIQQMTKQVCDNEVNETGDTPGKRSTIADEAKKAECWLHEESEKRRCNEKRREDILEKLKLRNLSIREKELKLEARIMEVEKTLRKIRESNTSGNKIKFEASA